A section of the Ranitomeya imitator isolate aRanImi1 chromosome 7, aRanImi1.pri, whole genome shotgun sequence genome encodes:
- the DHRS9 gene encoding dehydrogenase/reductase SDR family member 9, whose translation MFLYVFGCGVLLYLWWKIRDRLQISSIEDKYVMITGCDTGFGNFAARTFDKKGFRVLATCLTESGAAALKRETSRVKIILLDVTDEDNVKKVAKWVKSEVGEKGLWGLVNNAGIMGTLAPIDWLTIDDIRAPIEVNLLGLIHVTLSVLPLIKKAKGRIINVSSVGGRVAASGGGYFSSKFGVEGFNDSLRRDMKTFGVKVSCIEPGLFKTPLSDPKRVLEQRMAIWRKLPMTIQDEYGENYVQIDAAMKQKLNYVRNSDLSLVVWCMEHALTSLHPRTRYSVGTDATFLWMPLSYMPSFIQDYVIMKNKVKIPTTG comes from the exons ATGTTTTTGTATGTGTTTGGTTGTGGCGTTCTCCTTTATCTGTGGTGGAAAATACGGGATCGTCTACAAATTAGCAGCATTGAAGACAAATATGTTATGATCACCGgttgtgacactggcttcgggaattTTGCTGCTCGAACATTTGACAAGAAAGGATTCAGAGTTCTGGCAACTTGCCTTACCGAATCTGGAGCAGCGGCTTTAAAACGAGAAACATCACGCGTTAAGATCATATTATTGGATGTGACTGATGAAGATAATGTAAAGAAAGTCGCTAAGTGGGTGAAAAGTGAAGTTGGAGAAAAAG gtcTTTGGGGGCTAGTGAACAATGCGGGGATAATGGGAACTTTGGCTCCAATTGATTGGCTGACAATTGATGATATAAGGGCACCAATTGAAGTGAACTTATTAGGATTAATACACGTCACGTTATCTGTGCTACCCTTGATCAAGAAAGCTAAAGGGAGGATCATCAATGTATCTAGTGTCGGTGGGAGAGTCGCAGCAAGTGGAGGAGGATATTTTTCATCTAAATTTGGAGTTGAAGGATTTAATGATAGTTTAAG GCGAGATATGAAAACGTTTGGAGTTAAAGTTTCTTGTATTGAGCCTGGACTTTTTAAAACGCCACTATCTGATCCAAAACGTGTGTTAGAACAGCGCATGGCTATCTGGCGAAAACTTCCAATGACCATTCAAGACGAATATGGAGAAAACTATGTACAAATAG ATGCAGCAATGAAACAAAAATTAAACTATGTCCGAAACAGTGACCTGTCTTTGGTGGTATGGTGCATGGAACACGCTCTGACCAGTCTACACCCAAGGACGCGATACAGTGTTGGCACTGATGCTACTTTTCTCTGGATGCCGCTTTCTTATATGCCATCATTCATACAAGACTATGTCATCATGAAAAATAAGGTCAAAATACCCACAACGGGGTAA